A single genomic interval of Actinomycetota bacterium harbors:
- a CDS encoding SDR family NAD(P)-dependent oxidoreductase, with protein MDALSIFNLSGRTAVVTGAGSGIGRATAEVLAGAGANVVCGDIDEAAAEQTVKLITEDGGKAVVQRVNISSKEEVDALIDRAVSEFGRLDVMANVAGIASDGKLTEATEAELDKVISVNLKGVLFGCQAAIRVMQPQGSGSIINVSSTAIDTPAPAYGVYAITKAGVAQMTKTLAFEVGRYGIRVNTVAPGMTVSGFTARHIYEPDGSINQERYDAFVGRMKKLSPLGIVGEPIDQAYLILYLASDASRFSTGNIWRANGGQAMV; from the coding sequence ATGGACGCGCTTTCGATCTTCAACCTCTCCGGCCGCACCGCGGTGGTCACCGGGGCCGGGAGCGGCATCGGGCGCGCGACGGCCGAGGTGCTCGCCGGCGCCGGCGCCAACGTGGTGTGTGGCGACATCGACGAGGCCGCCGCCGAGCAGACGGTCAAGCTCATCACCGAGGACGGCGGCAAGGCGGTCGTCCAGCGCGTGAACATCTCGTCCAAGGAGGAGGTCGACGCGCTCATCGACCGGGCAGTCTCCGAGTTCGGCCGGCTGGACGTGATGGCCAACGTCGCCGGCATCGCCTCGGACGGCAAGCTCACCGAGGCAACGGAGGCCGAGCTCGACAAGGTGATCTCCGTCAACCTCAAGGGCGTTCTGTTCGGCTGTCAGGCCGCGATCCGCGTCATGCAGCCGCAGGGGTCGGGCTCGATCATCAACGTCTCGTCGACCGCGATCGACACGCCGGCGCCGGCGTACGGCGTGTACGCGATCACCAAGGCCGGCGTCGCACAGATGACCAAGACGCTCGCGTTCGAGGTCGGCCGTTACGGGATCCGGGTCAACACGGTTGCGCCGGGCATGACGGTATCGGGCTTCACCGCGCGGCACATCTACGAGCCCGACGGCTCGATCAACCAGGAGCGCTACGACGCATTCGTCGGAAGGATGAAGAAGCTTTCGCCGTTGGGGATCGTCGGAGAGCCGATCGACCAAGCCTACCTGATCCT